GCATGCATTGCCGTGGCTTTTTCCCAGAAGGTTCTCTCCGCCCGCATGACACGGGGAAATGCAGTAGGCGTGACCAAGTCTGGAAGTACGTCTGAAATATCGCAGCGGATCGAATGTCGATCTGCCGGTTCACCCGTGGATCTGGCCCCGAATTCCAAAAGGACTGCAGGGCGCACATAACCTGTTCCACTGCGAACCGCTTCATATTCGAGGTACAATTGATCCTCTTTCTCGACAAGGGCCGCAGCGAGGCCTTGTGCCCTGATCGCGTCCGCAAGGATTGTGTGAGGGGCTGTCCTCACCCATTCGGCGAGACGTTCGCGAACCGTATTAGTCCATTTCTTGGCCTGAGACCGGCTGGACGGGTAAGGATCGTCCAGGTTTTCGATCAGGTCCGGAATGATCTGCCTGATATCATAGGTCAGGTCGACGTCTTCCGAAAACCGGCTGATGGCTTTGTAGGCCTTGGAGAGCGACGTTCCGCCCTTGAAAACAAGATGTTCACCAACGGGATGTGCAAAAAGCGTATTAAGCGCCCAAACGACCCAAATATCCTTCTCCAGAAGGTCAGCGGGCCGCCCCAACAGAGAGGCGGCCGATTCCAAAGCATCAATCTTGTCTCCGGTCGGGAGTTCAAAGTAGTCTGGCGGCATCATAGTGAGCCAGTTGGCGCGGCAAGATTGCTGAGTTCCCTTGCCATCCAGGTTGGCGCGCTGGCGCGCAAACCGAACAGTTCGCGCTGCTCTTCCTCGGTCAATTGAGATCGGATCCGAGACAAGGCCTCACGTGCTCCAAACTTCCCAAAATAGGCCAGCGCACGAAAGGCATGTCCGGCTTTGGTGTCAGGCGCACGAAGCTGCCAGTTCGGCACATGTTTGAGCTCAACCTCTTGCGCACCAAGCTTCAGATGCCGGCTGGGACCGGATGTCCAGAAGATCTGGCGCGCAGGGTTTTGCGTTGACAAGCCAAGGATGTTGGCCGCCGATGCGCCGCTGATTGAGACACGTTCCCCGGTTGTCCTGGCAATGTTTTCCACCACGGCGTCGACAGAGGGCGCGCGTTCGCCAAATCGTGTCTTGACCGGCATTGCGAACAGGCCGCGCCTGACCCGCATGAGTTCACCGCGCTTTACAAGCCTCGAGAGCGCTTGGTCCACAGCAGCGCGTTCGCCCAGATGCAGCAACTCCCTTGCGGACAGGGTGGCCCCCTCCGGCAAAACCTTCGCATACGCCTTGATGGCCTGAATTGTGGTGTTCATGACATTCTCCGCTGTCAGAAACATAGATTGTTTTCTGACAACATGCAATGCAAATTTCGCAGAGATGTTGAACGATCCCGTCCCGGCAAGCGTCATTCAAAGAAAATTGTCGAAATGTAGAGACCTTCGGCTGAGCAGGCCGAATTGCATTCCAGCGTCATGCACGACGCTGAGGCGAAAAGATGGACTGCTATTGCCGCATGCACACAATCTGTTGCACGACATGCGTCATACGCTCGGCAACTCTATACCTGCCTTTTGCCCACAGCCTTCGCAAAAGCGTGACCGGCACCATTTCATCATACTTTGCTGATTGTAGATTTTCGACGAAGTCAGAAATCGTATCAATGTCTGGCGGACGCTCAGCGATACGTTGCAAGACCGAGTGTTGATTTCCACTGAGAAGTGACCCGGGATACTGGAATTTTTCCATTGAGATTTGACCCATGTTTTAACCGCCCCTCGCGTGATTTTGGCGAGGGACAACGGAGTGATAGACATGGCGTTATTGAGCGTTATCCGACGCTGGCATTTTCGAGATCATTTATCGATCCGTGCGATTTCAGCACGCACCGGGTTATCCCGGAATACGGTTCGCAAATACCTGCGATCCGCTGCAGTTGAACCGAAGTTCAAGGTCCCGGAGCGGCCAAGCAAGCTCGACGCATATGCCGACAAGCTTTCAAGTTGGCTGAGGGTGGAAGCGAAGAAGTCCCGCAAGGACAAACGCACCGCCAAGCAGATTCATGCCGATTTGGTTGCCCATGGTTATGAGGGCTCCTATGGTCGCGTTGCAGCCTTCATCCGCGAATGGAAAGCAGACAGGCGAAGAGAAGAGCAAACAACCGGACGCGGGACATTCGTGCCGTTGGCATTTGAGCCTGGCGAGGCCTTCCAGTTCGACTGGTCCGAAGACTGGGCGATCATTGGCAATGAGCGCACGAAGCTTCAGGTGTCACATACGAAGCTGAGCTACAGCCGTGCGTTTGTCGTGCGAGCCTATCTTTTGCAGACACACGAGATGCTGTTCGACGCTCACAATCACGCGTTCCGCGTCTTTGGCGGCGTTCCCCGACGCGGGATCTTCGACAACATGAAGACAGCCATCGACAAGGTTGGACGCGGCAAGCAACGCGATATCAATATCCGCTTCATGGCGATGGCCAGCCATTATCTATTCGAGCCCGAGTTCTGCAATCCTGCGTCGGGCTGGGAGAAAGGACAGGTGGAGAAGAAC
The sequence above is drawn from the Hyphomicrobiaceae bacterium genome and encodes:
- a CDS encoding nucleotidyl transferase AbiEii/AbiGii toxin family protein, which encodes MMPPDYFELPTGDKIDALESAASLLGRPADLLEKDIWVVWALNTLFAHPVGEHLVFKGGTSLSKAYKAISRFSEDVDLTYDIRQIIPDLIENLDDPYPSSRSQAKKWTNTVRERLAEWVRTAPHTILADAIRAQGLAAALVEKEDQLYLEYEAVRSGTGYVRPAVLLEFGARSTGEPADRHSIRCDISDVLPDLVTPTAFPRVMRAERTFWEKATAMHA
- a CDS encoding DUF6088 family protein — its product is MNTTIQAIKAYAKVLPEGATLSARELLHLGERAAVDQALSRLVKRGELMRVRRGLFAMPVKTRFGERAPSVDAVVENIARTTGERVSISGASAANILGLSTQNPARQIFWTSGPSRHLKLGAQEVELKHVPNWQLRAPDTKAGHAFRALAYFGKFGAREALSRIRSQLTEEEQRELFGLRASAPTWMARELSNLAAPTGSL